The following proteins come from a genomic window of Yinghuangia sp. ASG 101:
- a CDS encoding SDR family oxidoreductase, translating into MSADDDGLRCLVTGGTGYIGGRLVPELLAAGHRVRCLARNPDKLRDHPWRDRVEVARGDVTDPASVARAMDGVDVAYYLVHALGTGPGFEDTDRSAARVFGEQARIAGVRRVVYLGGLTPAGVAAGRLSPHLRSRAEVGDILLASGVPTTVLRAAVILGSGSASFEMLRYLTERLPVMVTPRWVRTRVQPIAVRDVLRYLVGSARMPAKVSRTFDIGGPEVLTYLEMMRRYAAMAGLPHRLIVPVPVLTPRLSSLWVGLVTPVPASIARPLTESLRHEVVCRDHDIALYVPDPPGYPLGFDAAVSSALRRVREAQVATRWSSASVPGSPGDPLPTDPNWAGGSLYTDERELPVDASREALWRVIEGIGGENGWYSFPLAWAVRGWLDRLVGGVGLRRGRRDAQRLRVGDSLDFWRVEEIEPGHLLRLRAEMRLPGRAWLEMYAETDTEGRSRYRQRALFHPRGLLGEVYWWGVSPFHAVVFGGMARNIADAAANRIPAP; encoded by the coding sequence GTGTCTGCCGATGACGACGGACTCCGCTGCCTGGTGACGGGGGGAACCGGTTACATCGGCGGACGCCTGGTGCCGGAGCTGCTGGCGGCCGGGCACCGGGTGCGCTGCCTGGCGCGGAATCCGGACAAGCTGCGTGATCACCCATGGCGGGACCGCGTCGAGGTGGCCCGCGGCGACGTGACCGACCCCGCGTCCGTCGCGCGGGCCATGGACGGCGTCGATGTCGCGTATTACCTGGTGCACGCCCTCGGCACCGGGCCGGGTTTCGAGGACACCGACCGCTCGGCGGCCCGCGTTTTCGGCGAGCAGGCCCGGATCGCCGGGGTGCGGCGCGTCGTCTACCTCGGCGGCCTGACACCGGCCGGGGTCGCGGCGGGCCGACTGTCGCCGCACCTGCGGTCGCGCGCCGAGGTGGGGGACATCCTGCTGGCGTCCGGCGTGCCCACCACCGTGCTGCGGGCCGCCGTCATTCTCGGGTCCGGCTCCGCGTCGTTCGAGATGCTGCGCTATCTGACCGAACGCCTCCCGGTCATGGTCACGCCGCGTTGGGTGCGTACGCGCGTCCAGCCCATCGCGGTGCGGGACGTGCTGCGCTACCTGGTGGGCAGCGCCCGCATGCCGGCGAAGGTCAGCCGCACGTTCGACATCGGCGGGCCGGAGGTGCTGACGTACCTGGAGATGATGCGCCGGTACGCGGCGATGGCCGGCCTCCCGCACCGGCTGATCGTGCCCGTCCCGGTGCTGACGCCCCGGTTGTCCAGCCTCTGGGTCGGCCTCGTGACCCCCGTCCCGGCGTCGATCGCCCGCCCGCTCACCGAGTCGCTGCGGCACGAGGTCGTGTGCCGGGATCACGACATCGCCCTGTATGTCCCCGATCCGCCGGGGTATCCCCTCGGCTTCGACGCGGCGGTGTCGTCCGCCCTGCGGCGGGTGCGCGAGGCCCAGGTGGCCACGCGCTGGTCGTCCGCGTCGGTGCCCGGCTCACCCGGGGACCCGCTGCCCACCGACCCCAACTGGGCCGGCGGCAGCCTCTACACCGACGAGCGCGAACTCCCGGTCGACGCCTCGCGCGAGGCCCTGTGGCGGGTGATCGAGGGCATCGGCGGCGAGAACGGCTGGTACTCCTTTCCGCTCGCGTGGGCGGTGCGCGGGTGGCTGGACCGGCTGGTGGGCGGGGTCGGACTGCGCCGCGGGCGCCGCGACGCCCAGCGCCTGCGGGTCGGTGACTCGCTCGACTTCTGGCGCGTCGAGGAGATCGAGCCGGGCCACCTGCTCCGGCTGCGCGCCGAGATGCGGCTGCCGGGCCGGGCCTGGCTGGAGATGTACGCCGAGACGGACACCGAGGGGCGGTCCCGCTACCGGCAGCGTGCGCTGTTCCACCCACGCGGGTTGCTCGGCGAGGTGTACTGGTGGGGTGTGTCGCCGTTCCACGCGGTCGTCTTCGGCGGTATGGCCCGCAACATCGCGGACGCCGCGGCGAATCGCATCCCGGCCCCGTGA